A section of the Chryseobacterium ginsenosidimutans genome encodes:
- a CDS encoding helix-turn-helix domain-containing protein gives MEAKHQIIFDKLVYSCVFEKHRGNEEFIPEHLLGFQLSGETHAFHADGNTIIPENTIVLVRKNQLIQTTKYPAKSGKYQFLSITLDKETLQQYALENKIVIDKKYAGKQRLFFEADDFLQNYFISLAPYINRKKEATPRLADLKIREAIELLLQSNRDFKRILFDFSEAHKIDLEEFMKQNYMFNVSVESLAKLTGRSLSGFKRDFAKTFNTTPKQWLLAKRLDEAHYLIKHKKQKPADFYLGLGFENLSHFYASFKQKFGVTTSEI, from the coding sequence ATGGAAGCAAAGCATCAAATCATTTTCGATAAGTTGGTTTATTCCTGCGTTTTTGAAAAACACAGGGGAAACGAAGAATTTATTCCCGAACATCTTCTGGGATTTCAATTATCGGGCGAAACACACGCTTTCCACGCAGATGGGAATACGATAATTCCCGAAAACACAATCGTATTGGTTCGGAAAAACCAGCTTATCCAAACAACTAAGTACCCTGCAAAATCCGGAAAATATCAGTTTTTATCGATTACGCTGGATAAAGAGACTTTACAGCAATATGCTTTGGAAAATAAAATCGTGATAGATAAAAAGTATGCAGGCAAACAGAGATTGTTTTTTGAAGCTGATGATTTTCTGCAAAATTATTTCATTTCACTGGCACCATACATCAACAGGAAAAAAGAGGCAACGCCCAGATTGGCAGATTTAAAAATAAGGGAAGCGATAGAATTGTTATTGCAAAGTAACCGTGATTTTAAGCGTATTTTATTTGACTTTTCCGAAGCTCACAAAATAGATTTAGAAGAGTTTATGAAGCAGAATTATATGTTCAATGTTTCGGTAGAATCTTTGGCAAAGCTTACTGGAAGGAGTCTTTCAGGATTTAAGAGGGATTTTGCTAAAACATTTAATACGACGCCAAAACAATGGTTGTTGGCAAAACGCCTGGATGAGGCACATTATCTCATCAAACATAAAAAACAAAAACCAGCCGATTTTTACCTGGGTTTAGGCTTCGAAAATCTATCCCATTTTTACGCTTCGTTTAAACAAAAGTTTGGGGTAACAACCTCTGAAATATAA
- a CDS encoding serine hydrolase domain-containing protein: protein MSAQTNSNAEKKIDSLFSNYNSKTAGVAVGIVKDGKLIYKKGYGTANLEYDIPITPKTIFNVGSVSKQFTTFSIYLLERQGKISLNDDVRKYIPELPVYEKTITIKHLCSHTSGLKDQWALLTLAGWRMDDVITPEQVMKIATKQKELNFLPGSQFKYSNTGFSLLAEIVKRVSGKSFGEFAKENIFNPLGMENTLIYDDNEKIVKNRAYSYGNENGLYSKRNLNSSSVGPTNVYTTVEDLSKWTANFENPTVGDVDFINHFNERTSLDNGEPAILAVSDGETIYHAKGQFMRNYKGLNVYNHTGSDAGFKSYLGRFQDNKLSIILLSNDESFASYKSGMAIAEFYLSDKFKKRAPKTEPEKKVEEKPKYISTTNLKDFVGQFENTELSSVFNVKVIDGKLAMTHNRLSDVVLTEVEKDKFTGLITFSVEVSFQRNKKNEITGLSITNFGATNVKFIKLK from the coding sequence TTGTCAGCACAAACAAATTCAAATGCAGAAAAAAAGATTGATTCATTATTTTCTAACTACAACTCAAAAACGGCTGGTGTTGCAGTGGGTATTGTTAAAGACGGAAAACTTATTTACAAAAAAGGATATGGTACCGCCAACCTTGAATATGACATACCGATTACGCCAAAAACGATTTTTAATGTAGGTTCTGTTTCAAAACAATTTACAACTTTTTCAATTTATTTATTAGAAAGACAGGGAAAAATATCGTTGAATGATGATGTAAGAAAATACATTCCTGAATTGCCGGTGTATGAAAAAACAATAACAATTAAACATTTATGCTCTCATACAAGTGGACTAAAAGACCAATGGGCATTGTTGACATTAGCAGGTTGGAGAATGGATGATGTAATTACTCCCGAACAGGTAATGAAAATAGCAACTAAACAAAAGGAACTGAATTTTTTACCTGGAAGCCAATTCAAATATAGTAACACAGGATTTTCATTATTAGCCGAAATTGTAAAAAGAGTTTCGGGGAAAAGTTTCGGTGAATTTGCGAAAGAAAATATCTTCAATCCACTGGGTATGGAAAACACATTAATATATGATGACAACGAAAAAATAGTTAAAAACAGGGCTTATTCTTACGGTAATGAAAATGGATTATACAGCAAAAGAAATCTCAACAGTTCTTCCGTGGGACCCACAAATGTTTATACCACTGTTGAAGATTTAAGTAAATGGACAGCTAATTTTGAAAATCCTACAGTAGGCGATGTTGATTTTATTAATCATTTTAATGAACGGACATCATTAGATAATGGCGAACCCGCTATTTTGGCGGTAAGCGATGGGGAAACTATTTACCATGCCAAAGGTCAGTTTATGAGAAACTACAAGGGTCTTAATGTCTATAACCATACAGGAAGCGATGCTGGTTTCAAATCTTATTTAGGTCGTTTTCAAGACAACAAATTGTCGATCATACTTTTGAGTAATGATGAAAGTTTTGCTTCATATAAGTCGGGAATGGCCATTGCAGAATTTTATTTATCTGATAAGTTTAAAAAGAGAGCACCTAAAACCGAACCTGAAAAGAAAGTTGAAGAAAAACCGAAATATATTTCTACTACCAATTTAAAAGACTTTGTAGGCCAATTTGAGAACACCGAATTGTCATCAGTTTTTAATGTGAAAGTTATCGATGGAAAGCTAGCAATGACCCACAACAGATTAAGTGATGTTGTGCTGACAGAAGTCGAGAAAGATAAATTTACGGGACTCATTACTTTTTCCGTGGAAGTCAGCTTTCAAAGAAATAAGAAAAATGAAATAACAGGATTAAGCATTACCAATTTCGGGGCAACAAATGTCAAATTTATTAAGCTAAAATAA
- a CDS encoding GlcG/HbpS family heme-binding protein, whose translation MNINYNEASKALNSAIEKAKTLNIPVSIVVVDAGGHLVAFARLDSVYGVIDFAIKKARTAVMFGVDSEIMGTIVSGADIHGYGMLNSNDGLLTIAGGVAIKNNDGNVIGAIASSGGSPEQDKEIASAGAVALN comes from the coding sequence ATGAACATAAATTATAATGAAGCATCAAAAGCCTTAAATAGTGCAATTGAAAAAGCAAAAACTTTAAATATTCCCGTAAGTATTGTTGTGGTAGATGCGGGAGGGCATTTGGTTGCTTTCGCAAGACTGGACAGCGTTTACGGAGTGATAGACTTCGCCATAAAAAAAGCAAGAACAGCCGTAATGTTTGGCGTAGATAGCGAAATAATGGGAACAATAGTTTCCGGTGCAGATATTCACGGATATGGAATGCTGAACTCAAACGATGGATTATTAACCATTGCAGGCGGTGTTGCAATCAAAAATAATGATGGAAACGTTATCGGAGCCATCGCATCTTCGGGCGGTTCGCCAGAGCAGGATAAAGAAATTGCAAGTGCAGGAGCGGTCGCACTCAATTAA
- a CDS encoding PAS domain-containing sensor histidine kinase, whose product METIHNHLYSINNNLDNNIYLQALNSAKSGIIITDNRQPDNPIIYCNKSFEEITGYMHNEIIGHNCRFLQAQDRTQPEREMIKDAVKNGKECHLEIRNYRKNGTLFWNELIISPVKNKEGEVTHFIGVQNDITDRKKAENELREEKASAEKKILERTKELHDNEAFLSSIIQTVRESLLVLDANYRVLSANTHFLNSFKVTPEDTVGKILFELGNHQWDIDPLKELLTKILPTNNPVIDFEVDHDFPYIGRKIMLVNAYRVEFEGQYKDRILIAIEDITEKKEIDRRKDDFLSIASHELKTPLTTIKGFVQLLKRMAPEEASEKFLTTLEKVSVNVDRLNNLISELLDTSKIQSGNIEIHNEPFAIDILIRDTVENLSLATEYNINISSNTNATIFGDELQISQVINNLISNAIKYSPGSHKIDVYCNRVGNFVKVSVTDYGMGISPQDQSKIFERFFRARDIQKKFPGMGIGLYICHEIIAKHNGTLWVESEIGAGSTFNFTLPIMKSE is encoded by the coding sequence TTGGAAACAATACACAATCACCTTTATTCAATTAATAATAATCTGGATAATAACATTTATCTTCAGGCGTTAAATTCTGCAAAATCGGGAATTATCATTACTGACAACAGGCAACCCGATAACCCAATTATCTATTGCAATAAGTCGTTTGAGGAAATCACAGGATATATGCATAATGAGATCATAGGTCACAATTGCCGTTTTCTGCAGGCACAGGATCGTACCCAGCCTGAACGGGAAATGATAAAAGATGCCGTAAAAAATGGTAAAGAATGTCATTTGGAAATCCGGAATTACAGAAAAAACGGAACCTTATTCTGGAATGAACTTATCATATCGCCTGTAAAAAATAAAGAAGGTGAAGTAACCCATTTTATAGGAGTTCAGAATGATATCACCGACAGGAAAAAAGCAGAAAATGAATTACGGGAAGAGAAGGCATCGGCTGAAAAAAAGATCCTCGAGCGTACTAAGGAACTTCACGATAACGAAGCATTTCTTTCCAGTATTATTCAAACTGTAAGAGAATCTCTTTTGGTACTGGATGCCAATTACCGGGTTTTAAGTGCCAATACCCACTTTCTGAATTCTTTCAAAGTAACTCCGGAAGATACGGTTGGCAAAATACTGTTCGAATTAGGAAATCACCAGTGGGATATTGATCCTTTAAAGGAACTTTTAACCAAAATTCTCCCCACCAATAACCCTGTGATTGATTTTGAGGTGGATCACGATTTTCCTTATATCGGAAGAAAAATTATGCTCGTTAATGCCTACCGAGTGGAGTTTGAAGGCCAGTATAAAGACCGCATACTTATTGCTATTGAAGACATTACGGAAAAGAAAGAGATTGACCGCAGAAAAGACGATTTTCTGTCTATTGCAAGTCATGAATTGAAAACACCGTTAACTACAATTAAAGGATTTGTACAGCTTCTTAAACGAATGGCTCCGGAAGAAGCTTCAGAAAAATTCTTAACGACTCTTGAAAAAGTATCTGTTAACGTTGACAGGCTTAATAATCTGATTTCTGAGCTGCTGGATACTTCCAAAATACAGTCAGGAAATATTGAGATACATAATGAACCGTTTGCAATTGATATACTGATCCGTGATACAGTTGAAAACCTTTCTTTGGCAACAGAATATAATATCAACATCAGCAGCAATACAAATGCAACCATATTCGGGGATGAATTGCAGATCTCCCAGGTGATTAATAATTTGATTTCGAATGCTATTAAATATTCACCCGGATCACATAAAATCGATGTTTACTGCAACAGAGTCGGAAATTTTGTAAAAGTTTCAGTAACGGATTACGGAATGGGAATCAGCCCACAAGATCAATCCAAAATATTTGAAAGATTTTTCAGGGCAAGAGATATTCAGAAAAAATTTCCAGGAATGGGAATCGGCCTTTACATCTGCCATGAGATTATCGCTAAACACAATGGCACACTTTGGGTAGAAAGTGAAATTGGTGCAGGATCTACCTTTAATTTCACATTACCAATTATGAAAAGCGAATAG
- a CDS encoding response regulator, whose translation MEDKKIMICDDDDSILEVLQMMLEIDGYTVFLENNSTNLLKQISNINPDLLLMDLWMPVLSGDQLLRTIRTTNELKNLPVIILSASVDGAEIASSAGADLFIAKPFDMDEVSSGIEQLLAG comes from the coding sequence ATGGAAGATAAAAAAATAATGATCTGCGATGATGATGACAGCATCCTGGAAGTTCTGCAAATGATGCTTGAGATCGATGGGTACACCGTTTTTCTGGAAAACAACAGCACCAACCTGTTAAAACAAATAAGCAATATTAATCCCGATCTGCTTCTGATGGATCTTTGGATGCCTGTTCTTTCAGGAGATCAGCTCCTTAGAACCATCAGAACAACAAACGAATTGAAAAATCTGCCCGTAATTATTCTGTCAGCAAGTGTAGATGGTGCTGAAATAGCAAGTAGTGCCGGAGCAGATCTGTTTATCGCAAAACCGTTCGATATGGATGAGGTTTCTTCGGGGATAGAGCAATTACTTGCAGGATAA
- a CDS encoding FAD-dependent oxidoreductase: MLQKKKIAIVGGGPGGLTLARLLQLSGADVKVFERDLNRKVRVQGATLDLHEESGLKALKKAGLMDAFKAHYRPGADKMRILDNNAEIHFDDHQKKPMEEFGEEHFRPEIDRGPLRKILLESLNDGTVVWNSKFQSMQKFENGWELVFENGNTVHADIVIGADGANSKIRPFLTPIKPIYSGITMIDATIYNSEIESPKIHQLLKGGKIFAFGGEKTLIISSKEGGEMSFYTGCKKNENWLKDCGIDFKDKNQILEWFKVEYAGWSSIWQELFSSEKTTFIPRPQYYLPLDQIWETQENLTIIGDAAHVMPPFAGEGVNMAMLDALTLSESLTNPNFNDTKTAIEDYEIKMLKRASETTQLTLEQTASLHSKTALKNMLEMFNQQSID, encoded by the coding sequence ATGCTACAAAAGAAAAAAATAGCAATCGTTGGTGGCGGACCCGGTGGTTTAACACTAGCACGACTTTTACAATTATCAGGAGCAGATGTAAAAGTATTTGAAAGAGACTTAAACAGAAAGGTTAGAGTGCAAGGTGCAACACTTGACCTTCACGAAGAATCGGGATTAAAAGCCCTTAAAAAAGCAGGATTGATGGATGCTTTTAAGGCCCATTACAGGCCAGGTGCCGACAAAATGAGAATACTTGACAATAACGCTGAAATTCATTTTGACGACCACCAAAAGAAACCAATGGAAGAGTTTGGTGAGGAGCATTTTAGACCAGAAATTGACCGTGGGCCTTTAAGAAAAATACTATTAGAATCGTTAAACGATGGAACTGTTGTTTGGAATTCAAAATTTCAATCTATGCAAAAATTCGAAAACGGCTGGGAACTCGTCTTTGAGAATGGAAATACTGTGCATGCCGACATCGTAATTGGAGCAGATGGAGCTAATTCTAAAATAAGACCTTTTTTAACTCCTATAAAACCAATTTATTCAGGGATTACAATGATAGACGCAACTATTTACAATTCAGAAATAGAAAGTCCTAAAATTCATCAACTGTTAAAGGGCGGAAAAATATTTGCGTTTGGTGGAGAAAAAACACTTATTATAAGTTCAAAAGAGGGTGGCGAAATGTCTTTTTACACAGGATGCAAAAAAAATGAAAATTGGCTTAAAGACTGCGGAATAGATTTTAAAGATAAAAACCAGATTTTAGAATGGTTCAAAGTTGAATATGCCGGATGGAGTAGTATTTGGCAGGAATTATTTTCAAGCGAAAAGACTACTTTTATACCAAGACCTCAATATTATCTGCCACTAGACCAAATTTGGGAAACGCAGGAAAATTTAACCATAATTGGTGATGCAGCCCACGTAATGCCACCATTTGCAGGTGAAGGGGTGAATATGGCAATGCTAGATGCTTTGACGTTGAGTGAAAGTTTGACAAACCCAAACTTTAATGATACAAAAACTGCTATTGAAGATTATGAAATTAAAATGCTTAAAAGAGCCTCTGAAACAACACAACTAACATTAGAGCAAACAGCCTCTCTACATTCGAAAACCGCCTTGAAAAATATGCTTGAAATGTTTAACCAACAGTCGATTGACTAG
- a CDS encoding UxaA family hydrolase codes for MNNLILKINPKDNVLVALQDLPAETEIIFEGVTYTTLEAIPAKHKFFMNDMQQGEEIFMYGVLVGKVQYDLAAGTRMTTDNTKHAAEPYYYRDVDYHWTKPDVSRFLHKTFKGYHRSNGDVGTANYWLFIPTVFCENRNLDIIKESLYNELGYAVDAKYKSYTHQLVEAISKGENLDDIDFSPSNIPAKDRIFKNVDGIKFLNHTGGCGGTRQDADTLSKLLAAYADHPNVAGITLLSLGCQHLQIDNFKKDLYNRNPDFDKPLLVFEQQKAVSEETMIKNAIFETLKGLLEINKIEREDAPISKLCVGVKCGGSDGFSGISANPAVGHLADILSVLGAKVLLAEFPELCGVEQELIDRAVDQPTAEKFIKLMTEYDELAHAVGSGFYMNPSPGNIKDGLITDAIKSAGAAKKGGSAPVVDVLDYTEPATKPGLSLVCTPGNDVEATTGKAASGATLILFTTGLGTPTGNPVCPVIKVATNTVLATKMSDIIDIDTGAVVRGEKTIQEMGEDILDFCIDVASGNIIPKAVALNQDDFIPWKRGVSL; via the coding sequence ATGAACAATCTAATTTTAAAAATAAATCCAAAGGATAATGTATTGGTCGCTTTGCAGGATCTTCCGGCAGAAACCGAAATTATTTTTGAGGGAGTCACTTATACCACTTTAGAAGCTATCCCCGCTAAACATAAATTCTTTATGAATGACATGCAACAGGGCGAAGAAATATTTATGTATGGCGTATTGGTTGGCAAAGTGCAGTACGACTTGGCAGCAGGAACGCGAATGACAACAGACAATACAAAACACGCAGCCGAACCTTATTACTATCGTGATGTCGATTATCATTGGACAAAACCGGATGTGTCAAGATTTTTACATAAAACTTTTAAAGGATATCACCGTTCAAACGGAGACGTAGGAACAGCCAATTACTGGCTTTTTATTCCTACCGTTTTTTGTGAAAACCGTAATCTTGATATCATTAAAGAATCTTTGTATAATGAATTGGGATATGCGGTTGATGCAAAATACAAAAGCTATACCCATCAACTGGTAGAAGCCATTTCTAAAGGAGAAAATTTGGATGATATCGATTTTTCACCCTCAAATATTCCTGCAAAAGATCGGATTTTTAAAAATGTGGACGGCATTAAGTTCTTGAACCATACAGGTGGTTGTGGCGGAACAAGACAAGATGCGGATACCCTCAGCAAACTTTTGGCAGCTTATGCAGACCATCCCAATGTTGCAGGAATTACTTTGTTAAGTTTGGGATGTCAACATCTTCAGATTGATAATTTTAAAAAGGATCTATACAATCGAAATCCTGATTTTGATAAACCTTTACTCGTTTTTGAACAGCAAAAAGCGGTAAGTGAAGAAACTATGATCAAAAATGCCATTTTTGAAACTCTGAAAGGACTTTTAGAAATCAACAAAATTGAACGGGAAGATGCCCCGATCAGCAAACTTTGTGTTGGGGTCAAATGTGGTGGAAGTGATGGTTTCAGCGGCATTTCAGCCAATCCTGCTGTAGGACATCTTGCAGATATATTATCCGTTTTGGGTGCTAAAGTTTTGCTTGCCGAGTTCCCGGAATTGTGTGGTGTCGAACAGGAATTAATAGACCGTGCCGTAGATCAGCCAACTGCCGAAAAATTTATCAAGCTGATGACGGAATATGATGAACTTGCCCATGCAGTCGGTTCAGGATTTTATATGAATCCCTCACCGGGAAATATTAAGGATGGATTGATCACAGACGCCATAAAGTCTGCAGGCGCAGCGAAAAAAGGAGGTTCCGCACCTGTTGTTGATGTTTTAGATTATACAGAACCTGCAACCAAGCCCGGACTGAGCCTTGTCTGCACACCCGGAAATGATGTGGAAGCTACCACGGGAAAAGCAGCTTCAGGAGCAACTTTAATTCTGTTTACGACAGGTTTGGGCACCCCTACAGGAAATCCGGTTTGCCCGGTCATCAAAGTGGCGACCAATACAGTGTTGGCAACGAAAATGTCGGATATTATCGATATTGATACGGGCGCCGTTGTGCGTGGCGAAAAAACCATTCAGGAAATGGGGGAAGATATTTTAGATTTCTGTATCGATGTTGCCAGCGGAAATATCATTCCTAAAGCGGTTGCTTTAAATCAGGATGATTTTATTCCTTGGAAAAGAGGAGTTAGTCTTTAG
- a CDS encoding AraC family transcriptional regulator yields MQRNEIEWKTLKPTNDLHDFVESFWMIENHSDKGHQIIILPDGRFDIIFSLTENKIFKVTLKGLDTEPKQTNIPANTTLFAISFKLLAVEYLLREKVKDLLNEGIPLPKEFLGISQNELNDFNSFYEIASTKIAALIKLDIDTRKRELFNYIYSSNGTLTVKELSEKVYWSSRQINRYFNKTFGISLQAYCKIFRFKSSLNHIKKGKLFPELNFADQTHFIKEVKKMSGVTPKELSKNENDRFILLSTLT; encoded by the coding sequence ATGCAGAGAAATGAAATTGAATGGAAAACACTTAAACCAACAAACGACTTACACGATTTTGTTGAGAGTTTTTGGATGATTGAAAACCATTCGGACAAAGGGCATCAGATTATAATTTTACCCGATGGCAGATTTGACATTATTTTTTCATTGACAGAAAATAAGATTTTTAAGGTTACACTTAAAGGATTGGACACTGAACCTAAACAAACTAATATTCCGGCAAATACAACACTCTTCGCGATAAGCTTTAAGCTACTTGCCGTTGAATATTTATTAAGAGAAAAGGTAAAGGATCTGCTGAACGAGGGAATTCCGTTACCCAAAGAATTTTTAGGAATCTCACAAAATGAATTGAACGATTTTAATTCGTTTTATGAAATTGCTTCTACCAAAATAGCTGCCTTAATAAAATTAGATATTGACACAAGAAAACGAGAATTATTCAATTATATTTATTCTTCAAATGGAACGTTAACGGTAAAAGAATTATCTGAAAAAGTATATTGGAGTAGCCGACAAATTAATCGCTATTTTAATAAAACCTTTGGAATTTCTTTACAGGCATATTGCAAAATATTTCGATTCAAATCTTCTTTAAACCATATAAAAAAAGGAAAATTATTTCCTGAACTGAATTTTGCAGACCAAACACATTTTATAAAAGAAGTAAAAAAAATGTCAGGCGTTACACCAAAAGAACTTTCTAAAAACGAAAACGACCGATTTATACTATTATCCACTTTAACATAG
- a CDS encoding DUF3817 domain-containing protein, with translation MINIYRRTAIIEGISYLILLFIAMPIKYILDIAQPVKYFGWIHGVLFLIYMVVLVITSFKYKWGFKRILLYLIGSVLPFVPFILDKKLKQEYH, from the coding sequence ATGATCAATATATACCGCAGGACAGCAATTATCGAGGGTATCTCCTATTTAATTTTACTTTTTATCGCAATGCCGATAAAATACATTTTGGATATTGCACAACCTGTAAAATATTTTGGGTGGATACATGGCGTTTTATTTCTGATTTATATGGTTGTTTTGGTTATTACATCTTTTAAGTATAAATGGGGTTTCAAAAGAATTTTGCTTTACTTAATAGGATCGGTCTTGCCATTTGTCCCTTTTATTTTAGATAAAAAATTAAAGCAAGAATATCACTAA
- a CDS encoding SDR family oxidoreductase, with product MSKRILITGAASGFGKIVAFNLAKKGHKVIATAQVYPQMSDLIREAKEQGIKLTVDKLDVTNETDIAYITQKYDIDILISNAGIMEGGPIAEQPINLIRSMFDVNVFGGLHLAQGFIKKFIAEKRPGKIVFTTSMGELWTVPYVAAYCASKHAMGSIAEGLRTELAQFNIKIATCNPGVFGTGFNDRGVDTISRWYNPETNFTPQSVFDGTAEALANQLDPQSMADCIVDVTLDENPNFRNVHPKETEDFVKKLQADAWTAKS from the coding sequence ATGAGCAAAAGAATTTTAATTACAGGAGCGGCAAGTGGATTTGGAAAAATCGTTGCATTTAACTTAGCTAAAAAAGGACACAAAGTAATTGCTACTGCACAGGTTTATCCGCAAATGAGCGACCTGATAAGAGAGGCCAAAGAGCAAGGAATAAAATTGACGGTAGACAAATTGGATGTAACCAATGAAACGGACATCGCCTACATCACACAAAAATATGATATTGATATCTTAATCAGCAATGCCGGCATTATGGAGGGCGGACCAATTGCGGAGCAACCCATCAATTTAATCAGGTCGATGTTTGATGTAAACGTTTTTGGCGGATTACATTTGGCACAAGGTTTCATCAAGAAATTTATTGCTGAAAAAAGACCCGGAAAAATTGTTTTCACAACCTCTATGGGCGAATTATGGACGGTTCCTTACGTTGCCGCTTATTGCGCTTCGAAACACGCAATGGGTTCAATTGCCGAAGGTTTGAGAACAGAATTGGCACAGTTCAATATCAAGATTGCCACTTGTAACCCTGGCGTTTTCGGAACTGGTTTTAACGACCGTGGCGTTGATACAATTTCGCGTTGGTACAATCCTGAAACCAATTTTACGCCTCAATCGGTTTTCGACGGAACTGCCGAAGCTTTGGCAAACCAGCTTGATCCTCAGTCTATGGCTGATTGCATTGTTGATGTAACCTTGGATGAAAATCCAAACTTCAGAAACGTACATCCGAAAGAAACCGAAGATTTTGTAAAAAAATTGCAGGCAGATGCCTGGACAGCTAAAAGCTAA
- the fucP gene encoding L-fucose:H+ symporter permease, translating into MNNTQSGNSFSTSSKKRNYSFPLILITSLFFFWGFIHNLDPILIKHLRSAFQLNHFQASLVDSSVFAAYFLLAIPAGMIIQKYGYKTGILVGLFFFAAGCFMFVPAANTISYPFFLGALFVLSCGLAILETAANPYITVLGEPEKATQRLNFAQSFNGLAASVAPIIGGIFILGEEPKSQEEITGLDQAAKIAYIHAETSLVKGPYIILGLIILLVMLLFLFVKLPEVSESKEKSTKNFFQVLGVKNVGWGVLAQFFFIGAQIYIFSFLLVFAEDAINMKGQEAKYYAGVAGFLFMIGRFAGTFLMKYISPQKLLAVYSVVSIILTIWVIFGSGTSTLYALVALTFFMSIMFPTIFALGIEGAGAETKSASSLLIMSIVGGAIIPPIASKITDISGNIHFSYAVPLLCFIIVFLFSLRFRNKKSSL; encoded by the coding sequence ATGAATAATACCCAATCCGGAAATTCTTTTTCTACTTCCTCAAAAAAGAGAAATTACAGTTTTCCACTCATTCTTATCACGAGTTTATTTTTCTTTTGGGGATTTATCCATAATCTGGACCCGATCTTAATCAAACACCTGCGGAGTGCTTTTCAACTCAATCATTTCCAAGCTTCATTAGTAGATTCGTCTGTTTTTGCAGCGTATTTTTTACTGGCAATTCCGGCCGGAATGATTATTCAGAAATACGGATATAAAACCGGAATTCTGGTAGGTTTATTCTTTTTCGCGGCTGGATGTTTTATGTTTGTTCCCGCAGCCAATACCATCAGTTATCCTTTCTTTCTAGGTGCTCTTTTTGTCTTGTCATGTGGTCTTGCGATTCTGGAAACAGCAGCCAATCCATATATTACCGTTTTAGGTGAACCTGAAAAAGCAACGCAAAGATTAAACTTTGCCCAGTCTTTTAATGGTTTGGCAGCTTCTGTTGCTCCTATCATTGGTGGAATTTTTATTTTGGGTGAAGAACCAAAATCGCAGGAAGAAATTACCGGACTTGATCAGGCAGCGAAAATCGCCTATATTCATGCCGAAACTTCGCTTGTAAAAGGGCCTTACATCATATTGGGATTAATTATTCTGCTTGTGATGCTTTTATTTCTATTCGTAAAACTGCCGGAAGTATCGGAGAGTAAAGAAAAATCAACAAAGAATTTTTTTCAGGTTTTAGGCGTGAAAAATGTCGGATGGGGCGTTCTTGCACAGTTTTTTTTTATCGGTGCACAAATTTATATCTTCAGTTTTCTTCTCGTTTTTGCTGAAGATGCAATCAATATGAAAGGTCAGGAAGCTAAGTATTATGCAGGTGTAGCAGGATTTTTATTTATGATCGGACGTTTTGCAGGAACTTTTCTCATGAAATATATTTCCCCACAAAAGCTGTTGGCTGTTTATAGTGTAGTCAGCATTATTCTGACAATCTGGGTCATTTTCGGATCAGGAACTTCAACATTATATGCACTTGTTGCGCTTACGTTTTTCATGTCCATTATGTTTCCCACTATTTTTGCGTTGGGAATAGAAGGAGCTGGTGCAGAAACAAAATCTGCCTCCAGTTTATTAATTATGTCGATTGTCGGAGGCGCAATTATACCACCGATCGCAAGTAAAATAACAGACATATCGGGGAATATTCATTTTTCTTATGCTGTTCCTTTGCTATGTTTTATCATCGTATTTCTGTTTTCATTAAGATTCAGAAATAAGAAATCTTCATTATAA